A stretch of bacterium DNA encodes these proteins:
- a CDS encoding CAP domain-containing protein, with the protein MRPLLFILFLALFVVPLGIDRRSHAPSPSNLSPSESETVTWVDSKPSRVSTTSAQATARAETPQPTVVAPVTTVVAAEAAPVVETKPAAEPTTPIDVIAEMETEILRLTNEERVEQGLPALTFDTKLHSIATLHSEDMLANDYFEHEDPDGCSSSCRATNAGYRWRAIGENIYMMSGYKIDPAKMAAQVVAGWMDSPGHRANILGTSFAESGVGVAIKGKDVYVTAVYGKER; encoded by the coding sequence ATGAGACCTCTCTTGTTTATTCTCTTCTTGGCGCTCTTCGTCGTACCTTTGGGAATCGATCGCCGTTCGCACGCCCCCTCGCCCTCCAACCTGTCCCCGTCCGAGTCGGAAACGGTAACGTGGGTAGATAGCAAACCTTCGCGGGTAAGCACCACTTCCGCACAAGCGACTGCTCGTGCAGAAACCCCTCAGCCCACAGTCGTCGCACCCGTGACGACTGTCGTTGCTGCTGAAGCAGCACCAGTGGTCGAGACCAAACCTGCTGCAGAGCCAACAACCCCAATCGACGTCATCGCGGAGATGGAAACGGAGATCCTGCGTCTCACCAATGAAGAGCGTGTCGAACAAGGCCTACCAGCCCTCACCTTTGATACGAAACTGCACAGCATCGCCACCCTCCACAGCGAGGACATGCTCGCGAATGATTATTTCGAGCACGAAGATCCGGATGGCTGCAGTTCATCGTGCCGCGCCACGAATGCAGGATATCGCTGGCGAGCGATCGGCGAGAACATCTACATGATGTCGGGATATAAAATAGACCCTGCAAAGATGGCAGCACAGGTCGTTGCCGGCTGGATGGATTCCCCCGGTCATCGCGCCAACATCCTTGGCACGTCATTCGCTGAGAGCGGCGTCGGCGTCGCCATCAAAGGCAAAGACGTGTACGTTACGGCGGTGTACGGCAAGGAGCGCTGA
- a CDS encoding DnaJ domain-containing protein: MTRKLLFTFAALSLVITSGIGGYWYYSADARSQTASAAAYKTEAEADKYVRFDMEIFDIVMANYWQKGTEADLAEIYRLALAKAAGTAEEKLPTPDRAGTAQMLAEAFARTPEEKKRQLAVDTGIVVLANLAPQGRSGLLSEKQELAFRDQANNIERENDLYAQLGVDKSASPEQVQQAYETKAAELAASSSPQAKEQLAQVEKAKEVLADAGSKSIYDETKILPSVVSQVLGSRTLYLDLSKVTPATLQEFVNTLEKTKDNPQLTSMVIDVRGNVGGTLDFAKYLLALFIGPNQYAFDLFQQGELKLERTPAVPKIPSLSNFKEIVILTDAMSQSTAELTTAIFKRMRLATIVGTKTRGWGTVENTFPISTQLTDDEKFTVLLVHSLTLRDDGEPIEGRGVDPHIDITGANWKAEVRSTFRTAGFADAVIQAVGFKQ, from the coding sequence GTGACACGGAAATTGCTCTTCACCTTCGCTGCTCTCTCGCTCGTCATCACCTCGGGAATCGGCGGATACTGGTACTACAGCGCTGATGCACGCTCGCAGACGGCAAGCGCCGCTGCCTACAAGACCGAGGCCGAGGCCGACAAATACGTCCGCTTCGACATGGAGATCTTCGATATCGTGATGGCCAATTACTGGCAGAAGGGAACCGAAGCCGATCTCGCGGAAATCTATCGCCTTGCGCTCGCTAAAGCTGCTGGAACCGCGGAAGAGAAGCTCCCAACTCCGGATCGTGCCGGTACCGCCCAGATGCTCGCCGAGGCGTTTGCACGCACACCTGAAGAGAAGAAGCGTCAGCTGGCGGTGGATACCGGTATCGTCGTCTTGGCGAATCTTGCACCACAGGGACGCAGCGGACTCCTTTCGGAGAAACAGGAACTCGCATTTCGTGATCAAGCAAATAATATCGAGCGCGAGAATGATCTCTATGCGCAGCTCGGCGTCGACAAGAGCGCGTCACCAGAACAAGTGCAGCAGGCGTACGAAACCAAGGCCGCAGAACTTGCGGCGAGCTCATCGCCGCAGGCGAAGGAGCAGCTGGCACAAGTCGAGAAGGCGAAGGAGGTGCTTGCTGATGCAGGTTCCAAGAGTATCTATGATGAGACGAAGATACTGCCCTCGGTCGTGAGCCAAGTGCTCGGCTCGAGGACGCTCTACCTCGATCTCTCGAAGGTCACTCCGGCAACACTGCAGGAATTCGTGAACACGCTTGAGAAGACGAAAGACAATCCACAGCTCACTTCGATGGTGATTGATGTGCGTGGGAACGTGGGTGGCACCTTGGATTTCGCGAAGTATCTCTTGGCGCTTTTCATCGGGCCGAATCAGTACGCGTTCGATCTCTTCCAACAGGGGGAGTTGAAGCTCGAGCGCACACCCGCGGTGCCGAAGATTCCGTCACTCAGCAATTTCAAAGAAATCGTGATCCTCACGGACGCCATGTCGCAATCGACGGCGGAACTCACGACGGCGATCTTCAAGCGCATGCGGCTGGCGACGATCGTCGGAACGAAAACGCGCGGATGGGGGACGGTCGAGAATACGTTCCCGATATCGACACAGCTCACTGATGATGAAAAATTCACCGTCCTCCTCGTGCACAGCCTCACGCTGCGTGACGACGGCGAACCGATCGAGGGTCGCGGCGTCGATCCGCATATCGATATAACGGGCGCGAACTGGAAAGCGGAAGTGCGTTCGACATTCCGCACCGCTGGCTTCGCCGATGCAGTCATCCAGGCCGTCGGTTTCAAGCAGTAA
- a CDS encoding GlsB/YeaQ/YmgE family stress response membrane protein: MGIIAFLVLGGVAGWIASLIMGTDASQGVLANIVVGVVGAMIGGLLFNAFGNAGVTGFNLYSLVVATLGAIIGLYIVRLVRTA; encoded by the coding sequence ATGGGTATCATTGCATTCTTGGTTCTCGGAGGTGTCGCTGGATGGATCGCGTCGCTCATCATGGGCACCGACGCATCCCAGGGCGTCCTGGCGAACATCGTCGTCGGCGTCGTGGGGGCTATGATCGGCGGCCTTCTCTTCAACGCATTCGGCAATGCCGGAGTTACAGGCTTCAATCTCTACAGCCTCGTCGTAGCGACGCTTGGCGCCATCATCGGCCTCTATATCGTCCGTCTCGTCAGGACGGCGTAA
- a CDS encoding class F sortase, translated as MARSLLIFLSSLALAVLVVPVIEHAASTPTPLAPDAGATTTAMGDAHFEERLPDPTDNPARLIMPSIQLDTSVIEVGVTATGEMDVPDGKTKNVGWYRYGTVPGDRGSAVMDAHVYAAFNKLRNVKIGDDIYVVNMRGEKLHFRVTDSRVYEYDKLPLEYIFANSDGRHLNFITCARKFIPSINTYSHRLVVYTELVED; from the coding sequence ATGGCGCGTTCACTTCTGATCTTCCTCTCTTCCCTTGCGCTTGCGGTACTCGTGGTACCCGTTATCGAGCATGCAGCGAGCACTCCTACCCCGCTCGCTCCGGATGCCGGAGCCACTACCACCGCGATGGGCGATGCGCATTTCGAGGAACGTCTTCCGGATCCGACAGATAACCCTGCGCGCCTCATCATGCCCTCTATACAACTCGACACCTCGGTCATCGAAGTCGGTGTGACCGCGACGGGCGAGATGGACGTGCCGGATGGGAAGACGAAGAACGTCGGCTGGTATCGTTATGGCACTGTGCCGGGAGACCGGGGTAGCGCCGTCATGGATGCGCACGTCTATGCCGCCTTCAATAAGCTCCGGAATGTGAAGATCGGTGACGATATCTACGTGGTAAACATGCGCGGCGAGAAGCTCCACTTCCGCGTCACCGATTCGCGCGTGTACGAATACGACAAGCTCCCCTTGGAATACATCTTCGCGAATAGCGACGGACGCCATCTCAATTTCATCACCTGTGCACGGAAATTCATCCCGTCGATCAACACCTACAGCCATCGCTTGGTGGTGTACACCGAACTCGTCGAAGATTGA
- a CDS encoding metal-dependent hydrolase, with protein MAMFREHIAWGAIVAMVVVVALYSYALVTDIALLVFLFGVTVIGSFLPDTDSDSSMPFYLVFGAMTLAVTTVVTFYTLASAYATDWRYLVGIPGASLVFFWVVVGGIIKRLTHHRGMFHSLPALGIAAVGTFLLAKHYGFSQEVALYFGGAMAAGFFTHLILDEIYAGITLDGVLFNPKSTFGGATKLFGTSAPVNTATYTLLATLIYVALR; from the coding sequence ATGGCGATGTTCAGGGAACATATCGCATGGGGTGCCATCGTCGCGATGGTGGTCGTTGTCGCGCTCTATTCATACGCGCTCGTCACCGACATCGCGCTCCTCGTGTTTCTTTTCGGCGTTACCGTCATCGGCTCATTTTTGCCCGATACGGACAGCGATTCGAGTATGCCGTTCTATCTCGTGTTCGGGGCGATGACGCTTGCGGTGACGACGGTGGTTACGTTCTATACGCTCGCTTCGGCGTATGCGACTGATTGGCGGTATCTTGTCGGCATCCCCGGAGCGTCTTTGGTCTTTTTCTGGGTAGTGGTCGGCGGCATCATCAAGCGACTCACGCATCATCGCGGTATGTTCCACTCGCTGCCGGCTCTGGGTATAGCCGCCGTCGGAACCTTTCTTCTCGCGAAACACTACGGATTCTCTCAAGAAGTCGCTCTCTATTTCGGCGGAGCCATGGCGGCGGGATTCTTCACGCACCTCATCCTCGATGAAATCTATGCGGGCATCACGCTTGATGGCGTCTTGTTCAATCCGAAGAGCACCTTCGGTGGGGCGACGAAACTCTTCGGTACTTCTGCGCCGGTGAATACCGCGACGTACACGCTGCTCGCGACCCTTATCTATGTGGCACTCCGCTAA
- a CDS encoding CTP synthase, whose protein sequence is MTATRARANNHKYIFVIGGVMSGVGKGIATASIGKILAARGLKVNLVKIDPYLNVDAGTMNPTEHGEVFVLDSGLETDQDMGNYERFLNRDLGPEDYMTSGMIYKQVIDRERNLGYGGKCVEAVPHVRDAVVERLKRSAQLAKSDVTVIEIGGTLGDFSNALFIDAARVIHLQNPADCLFVMVSYMPVPGTIGEMKTKPTQNAVRQLNAYGVQPDFLIARANTPLDDKRKEKLSIQVNIPADHIISAPDVDSIYDVPLNFERDNLSDILLKALNKKGKQASDMNEWRKFAAHAHNGREKVKIGIVGKYFDTGDFVLSDAYLSVIEAIKFSAFHLGVKPEIHWLNAKDYQKDPSKVKELSQYHGILVPGGFGESGIEGKINVIKYVRENKIPYFGLCYGMQLLTVEYARHVAKLAGAHTTEIDPKTKHPIIMILPEQIEKMQKKDYGGSMRLGAYPCKLKSGSVAQKAYGAGEISERHRHRFEVNPEYVEQLSDAGLVFSGTSPDGKLMEIAELPKDEHPFFLGTQFHPELKARPLTPHPLFSAFVKASLARKIK, encoded by the coding sequence ATGACGGCAACGCGTGCGCGCGCAAACAACCATAAATACATATTCGTGATCGGAGGCGTCATGTCAGGCGTCGGTAAGGGGATCGCGACTGCCTCGATCGGCAAGATTCTTGCCGCACGAGGTCTCAAGGTGAATCTCGTGAAGATCGATCCGTATCTCAACGTAGATGCGGGGACTATGAACCCGACGGAACACGGCGAGGTGTTCGTCTTGGATAGCGGCCTCGAGACCGACCAGGACATGGGGAACTACGAACGCTTCCTCAATCGCGATCTCGGCCCCGAGGACTACATGACCTCCGGCATGATCTATAAGCAGGTGATCGATCGCGAGCGCAACCTCGGCTACGGCGGCAAGTGTGTCGAGGCAGTGCCACATGTGCGTGACGCCGTCGTGGAGCGTTTGAAGCGTAGCGCGCAGCTCGCGAAATCCGATGTGACCGTGATCGAGATCGGCGGGACATTGGGGGATTTCTCGAACGCGCTCTTCATCGATGCCGCACGCGTCATCCATCTTCAGAATCCGGCTGATTGTCTTTTCGTAATGGTCTCCTACATGCCGGTGCCGGGGACCATCGGCGAGATGAAGACCAAGCCGACGCAGAATGCCGTGCGCCAGCTTAATGCCTACGGCGTGCAGCCGGATTTCCTCATCGCGCGTGCGAATACGCCGCTCGATGATAAGCGCAAGGAGAAACTTTCGATCCAAGTGAACATCCCGGCGGATCACATCATTTCCGCACCGGACGTCGATTCCATCTACGATGTGCCGCTCAATTTCGAGCGCGACAATCTCTCTGACATCCTCCTCAAAGCGCTCAATAAGAAAGGTAAGCAGGCGTCGGACATGAATGAGTGGCGTAAGTTCGCGGCGCATGCGCACAATGGTCGCGAGAAGGTTAAGATCGGTATCGTCGGCAAGTATTTCGATACGGGGGATTTCGTGCTTTCAGACGCGTATCTTTCAGTCATCGAGGCAATCAAATTCTCCGCGTTCCATCTCGGTGTAAAGCCGGAGATCCATTGGCTCAACGCCAAGGATTACCAGAAGGATCCTTCAAAGGTGAAAGAGCTCTCTCAGTATCATGGCATCCTTGTGCCGGGGGGCTTCGGGGAAAGCGGTATCGAGGGGAAGATCAACGTGATCAAATATGTGCGCGAGAACAAGATCCCGTACTTCGGTCTTTGCTACGGCATGCAGCTCCTTACGGTGGAATACGCGCGTCATGTAGCGAAACTGGCGGGAGCGCACACCACGGAGATCGATCCGAAGACCAAGCATCCGATCATCATGATCCTGCCTGAGCAGATCGAGAAGATGCAGAAAAAGGATTACGGCGGTTCGATGCGCTTGGGTGCATACCCGTGCAAATTGAAGAGCGGCTCCGTCGCGCAGAAGGCGTATGGGGCAGGGGAGATTTCCGAACGCCATCGTCATCGTTTCGAAGTGAATCCGGAGTATGTTGAGCAGCTTTCTGATGCAGGTCTGGTATTTTCAGGCACCTCGCCTGATGGAAAGCTGATGGAAATCGCGGAATTGCCGAAGGATGAGCATCCATTCTTCCTCGGTACCCAGTTCCATCCGGAACTCAAGGCGCGACCGCTCACACCGCACCCCTTGTTCAGTGCGTTCGTCAAAGCTTCGCTCGCACGGAAGATCAAATAG